Part of the Shewanella eurypsychrophilus genome is shown below.
ATACCGTTATCTTCATTTCCCACAGGGTGGTCAGTATCGAAGAAGTTCTGGCCGTCATAACACAGGCTGTGAAAACCTGCAGCAAGCAAGGTATACACCAGCTCATCAGGGTGAGTCGAAGCCGCGTAGCCCATCTCTTCAAACAGTGGCGTAAATACCCCATAGGTATCGTCATCGATGTCATCGCGAGGAATGGCCACACTCGATTCAAACTTTTTGTTTTTCACGCTGTAGTCATGCAACGCCAAGCTTTTAAGCTGACGGTCGCCTAACCACTCTCGCATACGCGGAAACTGGCCCAGCCAAGCATAAGTGGTGGTACTCGTCGTCGACGGCACTAAGGTGGCAACTTTATTCCAGGTTGGGTTTGTATCTTTTAATCCCTTATTAAAGGCGGTTTTAATCGCTGTAAACAAGGATGACAAATTGGCTTTATTGATGATCATGGTTTTCGCTCCTAACGAATAAGTGGGCTAATGGCTTACGGGCAAAAAATGTGATTAAGCAATATCGACCCAGACACCGATGGCATCGACATCAACGATATTTCCGAGAACGCTCCGGGTACCTGAGCCATCTGTTTTAGCCACGGTTTCATCATCAACCACATAAGCGGCGTTACCGATATCAGCGCGAGTGATAGAGGCATCATTGATAAAACGATGACAGCCATTGACGCTGGGTACAGACTCTGCACCTGCAATACCGCCGCTGTTATCAACCTGTGCCTGGGCAACACCACGGGCTTTTAATCCTGTGGCCGTTTGTCCAGGAACGGCGTTACCGGCAGCGTCGAGCATCACAATGGCACCGGCATAAATCTGTACCGCAGCAGCCATAGGGTCATGGCGGTCACGATTGGCCCGTGTTGGGGTTGGACGGTCTTTAGTTAAAGCCATGACAGCTCTCCTTTAATCTTGAGTCGTAGAAAGTGAGGCCTTGAACTCATCAACTGTGAGGCCCATGTTTTTACATACCGCTAACTGCTCGGTGCTTAGTTGCTCACCATTTTCAC
Proteins encoded:
- a CDS encoding Mu-like prophage major head subunit gpT family protein, with product MIINKANLSSLFTAIKTAFNKGLKDTNPTWNKVATLVPSTTSTTTYAWLGQFPRMREWLGDRQLKSLALHDYSVKNKKFESSVAIPRDDIDDDTYGVFTPLFEEMGYAASTHPDELVYTLLAAGFHSLCYDGQNFFDTDHPVGNEDNGIKSVSNMQAGGGDAWFLLDVNRPIKPIIFQRRRDYAIKAMTKDDDESVFMRDEYRYGVDARANAGFGLWQLAFGSKATLNEANFKAARTAMKSLKSDEGRPLNVMPKLLVVGPNHESAAEALIKARELEGGGSNTLYNAVDILVVPWLA